ATTTCATTGATTGCAATAATAATAACCTCATCATTGCTTACCGTGTTTTCCACCTCTGTTATGATATCTTGGATCCCCAGGAAGTCATCATTTGTTTCTTCTGGTTCTTCTGTGACCCTATAACGACCACCATTATTGTTCTCCTCTGCATCCCTATAACGATCGCCATTATTGTTCTCCTCTGTGTCCGTCAAAATTCCAGTTTCAGTGGTAACCTCATGAGTAATCTccacagcagcctcctgtggcgCCTCTGGAGTGGACTCACCTGCAGCCTCTGTGGTTATCTCTGCTGCAGCTTCTGAAGGCTCTAGAATGATCTCTTCGGAAGCCTCTTCTGTAGCTTCTGGAATGATCTCGTCTACTGCCTCAGATGGGACCCCTTCCGAAGCCTCTGGAGTTTCCTCCTCTGATGGTTCTGGAATTTCCTCCTTTGAAGTTTCTGGAATTTCTTCGTCTGAAGGTTCTGGTGTTATCTCTTCTGGAGTCACTGAAACTATTTCTTCTACAGTTTCTGTTGAGTCTTCTTCAGCAGCTTCCAGCGTTATCTCTACAGTCTCTGGGGGGATTTCTTCTACAGCCTCTGGAGTTTCTTCCATTGCAGTCTCCAAAGGGACCTCTTCTGCTTCCTCAGGAACTTCTTCAGTAGACTCTGGAGTTACCTCTATCTCCACCTCGGGATTGTCCTCTACTGCAGTTTCTTCTGTAATCTCCTCAGCCTCTGGAGGTTCCTCCACTACATATTCTGGAGTTACCTCTACTTCAACCTCAGGAGTGACCTCCAAAGTGGCTTCTGAGGTGACCTCCACTGTAACTTCCTTCATCTCTACTTCAGCCTCAGGAGTGACTTCAGCCTTTATTGTTGCTTCTTCAGTGATCCCTGTTACATCCTCTGGAACGGCATTCACGGAAGTTTCTGGTGTGACTTCTTCCTCAGGACCAATCTCTATTACCACTTCATTAGTAGTAGTGGCCAAAGTATCCTCTAGTACAGCCTCTGGAGTGACCTCCTCAGTAGCCTCGAGAATCAAATGCATTGTGGCGTCTGAGATAACTTCCTCTAAAATCTCAGGGGTCTCCTCTTCAGTGTCTTCTGGGGCAACATTTACGGTAGCCTCTGAGGTGACCTCCACAGGGAGCTCCTGAACGTCTCCATCTGAATCCTCTGAGGTTACCTCCACAGGGGGCTCATGAACGTCTCCATCTGAACCCTCTGAAGGGATCTCCATGGCAGCTTCAGGCTCTGAAGTGTCCTCTGGAGAATCTTTTGGAATCAACTCTGCTGCAGCTTCCTCATCTGTAGTCTCAGAAGTGTCCTCTGGAGAAATGTCTGGAGTTAATTCTGCTGCATCCTCTGGAATATCCTCATCTGTAGTATCATCTGATGTTGCTTTGGTAGCAATGTCTGAAATGGTCTCCAAAGAGATGTTTTCTTCTACCGCAGCCTCTGTGATCTCCTCATCTGTGGTATTTGAAGTGACCTCTATGGCAGCCTCTTTAATCTCCTCATCTATGGTGTCTGAAGTGATTTCTGTCCCCCCCTCTGTGATCTCCTTGTATATGGTGTCTGAAGTGATTTCTGTAGTACCCTCTGTGATCTCCTTGTTTATGAAATCTGAAGTGATTTCTGTAGTACCCTCTGTGATCTCCTTGTCTATGGTATCTGAAGTGATTTCTGTAGTACCCTCTGTGATCTCCTTGTCTATGGTGTCTGAAGTGATTTCTGTAGTACCCTCTGTGATCTCCTTATCTATGGTGTCTGAAATGATTTCTGTAGTACCCTCTGTGATCTCCTTGTCTATGGTGTCTGAAGTGATTTCTGTAGTACCCTCTGTGATCTCCTTGTCTATGGTGTCTGAAGTGATTTCTGTAGTACCCTCTGTGATCTCCTTGTCTATGGTGTCTGAAGTGATTTCTGTAGTACCCTCTATGATCTCCTTGTGTATGGTGTCTGAAGTGATTTCTGTAGTACCCTCTGTGATCTCCTTATCTATGGTGTCTGAAGTGATTTCTGTAGTACCCTCTGTGATCTCCTTATCTATGGTGTCTGAAGTGATTTTTGTAGCACCCTCTGTGATCTCCTTATCTATGGTGTCTGAAGTGATTTCTGTGGCAGCCTCCGAAGGCGCTTCAGAAGTGGTTTCAGAAATGTCCTCCAAAGAAGTTTCTGGAATAAATGTTATTTCAGGTTCTGGGATATCCTTGTCTGTGGATCCAACAGACATATCGATGGCAGCTTCTGAAGGGACCTCTGCAGTGATCTCAACGGCAGCCTCTGATGGGACCTCTATAGGGATCACAATGGCAGCTTCTGAAGGGACCTCTGCAGGGATCTCAACGGCAGCCTCTGATGGGACCTCTGCAGGGATCTCAACGGCAGCCTCTGATGGGACCTCTATAGGGATCACAATGGCAGCTTCTGGTGGGACCTCTGCAGCGGCCTCTTCTGCCTCCTCCACTGTATTGTGTGTGGTATTTGAGATTACTTCCTCATACATTTTCCCAATTACCTCATTAATGGGCTCGTGGATGACAGTGACAATAGGTTCAGGTGTGATCTCCACAGTGTCATCTGAGGTAGCATCGGATGTTTCCTCAACAGCAGCCATATTAACCTCCTGGACAGCCTCATCGCTAGTCTCAGCAATGACTTCAACTGCTGTTTCGGAGTTGACGTCAAAGGCAGCTTCGGTAGTGGCGTCCTCTCCTATTTCCTGTATTGTCTCGTCGGTCTCTGAGGTGACGTCGATGTCAGCATCTTCAGTTACAGAGTCAGTAGATTCTGGCGGGACCATCTCTGTGACCTCCTCAACTGGCTCtgcagtaatgacaggaatgacGTCAACATCTCCTCGCAAGGTTGGGaaggtgtctgtctgtacaacAATGACTTCATTGTCTACAGAAGAAAACAAGAAGGGACCCAGAAACAAAGAATATATAAGTATGAATAAAAAGAGGGTTTATTATACGTGACACAGAATacaattacagtggggcaaaaaagtagttagtcagccaccaattgtgcaagttctcccacttaaaaagataagaggcctgtaattttcatcataggtacacttcaactatgacagacaaaatgaggagaaaaaatccagaacatcacattgtaggatttttaatgaatttatttgcaaattatgctggaaaataagtatttggtcacctacaaacaagcaagatttctggctctcacagacctgtaacctcttctttaagaggctcctctgtcctccactcgttatctgtattaatggcacctgtttgaacttgttatcagtataaaagacacctgtccacaacctcaaacaatcacactccaagctccactatggccaagaccaaagagctgtcaaaggataccagaaacaaaattgtagacctgcaccaggctgggaagattgaaactgcaataggtaagcagcttggtttgaagaaatcaactgtgggagcaattattaggaaatggaagacatacaagaccactgataatcttcctcgatctggggctccacgcaagatctcaccccgtcaaaatgatcacaagaacggtgagcaaaaatccaagaaccacacggggggacctagtgaatgacccgcAGAGAGCtgtgaccaaagtaacaaagcctaccatcagtaacacactatgccgccagggactcgaatcctgcagtgccagacgtgtccccctgcttaagccagtacatgtccaggccagtctgaagtttgctagagagcatttggatgatccagaagaagattgggagaatgtcatatggtcagatgaaaccaaaatataactttttggtcaaaactcaactcgtcgtgtttggaggacaaagaatgctgagttgcatccaaagaacaccatacctactgtgaagcatgggggtggaaacatcatgctttggggctgtttttctgcaaagggaccaggacgactgatccgtgtaaagaaaagaatgaatggggccatgtatcgtgagattttgagtgaaaacctccttccatcagcaagggcattgaagatgaaatgtggttgggtctttcagcatgacaatgatcccaaacacaccacccgggcaacgaaggagtggcttcgtaagaagcatttcaaggtcctgtagtggcttagccagtctccagatctcaacccatagaaaatctttggagggagttgaaagtccgtgttgcccagcaacagccccaaaacatcactgctctagaggagatctgcatggaggaatgggccaaaataacagcaacagtgtgtgaaaaccttgtgaagacttacagaaaacgtttgacctctgtcattgccaacaaagggtatataacaaagtattgggaTAAACTTTtgatattgaccaaatacttatttttcaccataatcctcaaataaattcattacaaatcctataatgtgattttcaggattttttttctcattttgtctgtcatagttgaagtgtacctatgatgaaaattacaggcctctctcatctttttaagtgggagaacttgcacaattggtagctgactaaatacttttttgccccgctGTATATAAGAAAACATTCTACATGACATCAATGAATTGCTACTGAACATGTCTGGCACTGAAATTGAAAAGTAGTGTGTTCAGACAAGCAGTTCAGACAATCTCTTAGGAAAGTCTAGCGGTCCCTCTATCCACTGTCCATTGACAACGTGGTGTGTCATTAAGAAGGATTAAAGGCCTATTCTGGGAGCAACGCGTGTCTTGATCAGGCTACAGTAGTCCTATGCAGCACCCACAATAACCTAAAGACAGTACTACACTACAGACAGGGGCTAATAGTCTAGCTATACTGTCACTGATCAACAGATGGCATAAAAGACAGATTAATTTTGCCCAGACACTGAATTGAGGTTAAGAGGTCAACCTTTTTGGGTGGTGGCCAATTCTGGTGGAGTTGCCGCGGTTGGACTGTGTGAAAGAGAAACAATCAATGAGTAACTTCAACATGTTGgactgtgtgaaagagagacaatCAAACAGTAACTTCCACATGTTGgactgtgtgaaagagagacaatCAAACAGTAACTTCCACATGTTGGACTGTGTGAAAGAGAAACAATCAATGAGTAACTTCAACATGTTGgactgtgtgaaagagagacaatCAATCAGTAACTTCAACATGTTGgactgtgtgaaagagagacaatCAAACAGTAACTTCCACATGTTGgactgtgtgaaagagagacaatCAATCAGTAACTTCAACATGTTGgactgtgtgaaagagagacaatCAATCAGTAACTTCAACATGTTGgactgtgtgaaagagagacaatCAATCAGAAACTTCAACATGTTGgactgtgtgaaagagagacaatCAATCAGTAACTTCAACATGTTGgactgtgtgaaagagagacaatCAATCAGTAACTTCCACATATTGgactgtgtgaaagagagacaatCAATCAGTAACTTTAACCTGTTGgactgtgtgaaagagagacaatCAATCAGTAACTTCAACATGTTGgactgtgtgaaagagagacaatCAATCAGAAACTTCAACATGTTGgactgtgtgaaagagagacaatCAATCAGTAACTTCAACATGTTGgactgtgtgaaagagagacaatCAATCAGTAACTTCCACATATTGgactgtgtgaaagagagacaatCAATCAGTAACTTTAACCTGTTGgactgtgtgaaagagagacaatCAATCAGTAACTTCAACATGTTGGACTGTGTGAAAGATAGACAATCAATAAGTAACTTCCACATATTGgactgtgtgaaagagagacaatCAATCAGTAACTTTAACCTGTTGgactgtgtgaaagagagacaatCAATCAGTAACTTCAACATGTTGgactgtgtgaaagagagacaatTAATCAGTAACTTCCACATGTTGgactgtgtgaaagagagacaatCAATCAATAACTTCAACATGTTGgactgtgtgaaagagagacaatCAATCAGTAACTTCAACATGTTGgactgtgtgaaagagagacaatCAATCAGTAACTTCAACATGTTGgactgtgtgaaagagagacaatCAATCAGTAACTTCAACATGTTGgactgtgtgaaagagagacaatCAATTAGTAACTTCAACATGTTGgactgtgtgaaagagagacaatCAATCAGTAACTTCAACATGTTGgactgtgtgaaagagagacaatCAATCAGTAACTTCCACATGTTGgactgtgtgaaagagagacaatCAATCAGTAACTTCCACATGTGATACAAAAGATTCTAGGTTGTAAAGCTCCCACTTTACAATAAGCACCCCTCATACCTGTGTAATAAAATGGCAGTTACGCAGGAATGTACAGTGTCATTAAAATAATTACATAGTACTTCAAACTGGTATACCTGTTCAAATGGCTTTCatgctattgtgatgtcatttgcAAATCTTTAACATTTTGTAAATCAAAACCAGGTATTCCATGTTGTTACACTGTAGCCCTGTATGTAACTACCAGGTATTACACTGTAGCCCTGTATGTAACTACCAGGTATTACACTGTAGCCCTGTATGTAACTACCAGGTATTACATGTTGTTACACTGTAGCCCTGTATGTAACTACCAGGTATTACACTGTAGCCCTGTATGTAACTACCAGGTATTACACTGTAGCCCTGTATGTAACTACCAGGTATTACATGTTGTTACACTGCAGCCCTGTATGTAACTACCAGGTATTACAAAAGTAGACCTGCTATAATACATGTTACTGTCTACATGCGTGTAGCTTACAGGACCAGCAAGCTGTCTACAGCAGTGGCTATGATCATACAACAATGTAGTAGTTGTATGAATCTGGTTGAAGCGAGGGGGGAAAGGTTGAGCAGGCTGCAGAGCTGTGTGGTGCACAGAGCCTGCCGTGATGTCACATTTACATCTtcatcatttagcagactcttatccagagcgacttatatacattttcatacttttttcaTACTAttccccgtgggaatcgaacccacaaccctggtgttgcaagcgccatgctctaccaactgagctacatgggACTACATCACTGTTATGGATAGCATACAACACAGCAGTGTTTCTATAGAGCCGTGTGGGCACCAAGACAGCAGGCTTTAGTGTTGGGAACAGGCCTACCTGCACACTTTGGACCCTGAGCTTGTGGGCTCGCTGACGTGGATGGGACGGGGATGAGGAGAACATGGAAGTGGTGTAAATACAATGTGGTTGATGAGGGGTTGAGGTTGAGTAACGTGAGTGACGTTCAGCGGGATGCAACATTCTGTACGTCTGCTCTAAGTGACCAAAAAACGTTCTGTAATGTTGCCACCTGCTGAGCGTAACCCAGGCATGTACTTATTTTGCATTGTGACAGAATGCAAGTGCTGGTATCTCACAGAGACATTGGAACGTTTGGAACTCACCTATTCGGAGCAGCAGTCATCACCACTCTCTGAAATAAAAACAGAATCCATTGATAAATAAAGCTTCTCAATCACATACCAATAAactacacacacatgtacacacacacgcatactcaCACACATCAATATCTGTAACGTTTTACACATCAAAATGTACAAAATTCTCACTCACAGCCCTAACAAGAGAGACATGCTCCTCTGATCGGCTGAAGTTGCTGCCAATCTCCATCACGCTGACAGTTCCATCCTGACATAAATTAACCCAGGCCTGGTACTCATCTCTCTCAGGTAGACGGTCCCAGAAGATCTTGAACGCCTCCCACACCGTCTCCTGACACACTGGGcagcacacagacacaggacTGGGTCAGAGACTAGCTTTCACACCTGGAATTTTTTGTGTACTTCCTGATTGGACATAATTGAAATCGAATTGACCCCAACTCTGATTGACACAGAGACATGTGACACAGAGGTCGCACTCAATCTAGATTTAAATAACACTGTGTAGTACAAGGACATGGTAACCAAAACAAACATTGACATTTAGCTGACATTTAGCCAGCGATCCTGACAGGAGAAATCTCTCCAATGGACAGCTATGAAAAATGAAGGCAATCAGGGAAATGTGAGGTCATTTTTTGATCCATACACACATATACTCCCAGGTTCCAGACAGCATCACCATTTCACCACCCCTGCTGACATTGAAATGACTTCTCAGCTCAAGACATGTGGTTTTCACAATGTACCAGTACCTCTGCTTTGGAACAAAAAAATCTGGCAAAAAACGTTAAccccctttctttttctctcaATCTGCAGCCACATCTGTAGGCTACATTTCAGGTTTGGAGGCTGAGGACAACCAGAAAGCCCTTGGTAGAGGAGCTAGCGGGAGCAGGCCTGAGGGCTCTCATATTTTCCTGGCAGCATGGCTCATCTGATCAATGTCTAGAGGACTACTATTTCGGTAGCGAGGCAGGGTTCAGACCGAGGACTGGGGCTTTCTCTCTAAGCTTCCCCAGGTGGAGCACCACGTGTTCGGATTTAACTGACAGAAGGGCACCCTGGTGCAAGGCTGTCTGGTGCCAGGCTCTCTGCCTGGTCTCACCTGAAATCTGGCCCTTACCAGTATCAATCAGTCTGTACCAAAATGAGGTTGGACGTTTGACTTTGACCTTAAACGTGGAGCGTTTCTCAGCCTCCATGACTGACTACCATAACTATAGCCCTTGAATCATGATAGATTAGTTACTGTCGTTGGTTGACTTCTAGTCATTTCCCTTGAGTTCCAACAAGGCTCTGAACCATTGTTTCCAACAAACGACTGATAGAGAATGGTAACACCGGGCTGTATTTCAACGGCTGAAGCCATGCACGTGGATGACCATAGGGCTTTAATAAAGAGGCTGGGAAAGTACTGCTTACTGCATGGTTCATGTTGGAGGTGATTAAAGAGCACACATTTACATGACAAACATCTATTTATCTTCCCCACCTGTCCATTCCCAATTAAATATAAGATCATCACAGAAAGTTGTACTCATCATTAGCCTTCTGtcacatacactcttagaaaaaaaggcactatctagaacctaaaagggttcttcggctgtccccataggagaaccttttgaggaaccCTTCTTGGTTGCAGGTAGACCCCTTTTGTTTccgggtagaacccttttggcttccacgtaaaaccctttccacagagggttctacgtggaacccaaaagcgttttacctggaaccaaaagggttattctatggggacagccaaagaacccttttgaaaACCTTTTGCAGAAGAGTGCATGCACCACAGGAATTAAATTAATCTGGCTGAACAACAAAGATTGTAGATGAATAGACTCCAGGTCATAATGAATCCCCAGGGCCCATGAGATACAGTCGTGAAAAAGCTTACCTCGCTGGTGAAAGTACTTCAGATGGTTTTCTATTGCTTGGTCTACAGTCTCTTGAGAACAAAGCTTCACTCCACTGGGGAAAAGAATATTCCGCTTTCGTCTAGAAATAGCACCCTTTCCTTTGTATGTCTTGTGGGTCAACGCCTCCAGACCTTCATCTgactccagttgtcttgaaatccCAGAGGGGTCTTGAGATTTCAAGTGTTTCactaccaaacctctatccatAGCAACCCCATGCAAAGCATCTGTAAAAGTACATGAGACAGTTATACATGTGACCAGAAGTCAAACAGTCATCATTAAATCCTCTACTGTACCTACCCGTGTCAAAGTATCCTGTCAGAAGGATGGCAGACACAACCCAAAAAACACAGTTCCTCGTTAGCCCCGGCATTTCTCAAAGAGCCAAGATCCAAGATGCAGCCCCAGTCTAGAGTAAATCTTCTCAATCCTTCTCAGTTCATCAACAATAGGGTTTTGTTTACTGTCCATCCACTTGATAGCATTGTGTAAAAATAGGGCTATTCCTCTGGTTATTCTTCGTGGGCTAGGCTATCCTCCCAGTGTAACGGGATGTGGTCACAGTGCTGAAGACAGCTCCCCAGCCTTACTCAGGTAAGCAGATGGGACTTTGGCAAGAGATTTCTTTCTGCTTCCTAATCCTATTTGATAAGCTTTAGTGGTGCCTCTGCAAGACTTTAGTCTAACCGTGCATGGTTGTTTAACTTGTGAATAATCTGTGTCTGCCAATGTGGGGAATAGGGATAGTGatggtcattttttttttttcataattGCATATTTTCACAGCTGCAAAACATGCAAAAACAACTTATCCTACTTGGACACACTTTATATCCTATAAGTTGCTAATTTAAGTGATATGATTGGCTTGGTCTGCTTATTAAATGATTAAAACATGAATTCATTACTTACTCATTCCTTTTATATTTACAGTACTGCAGAGATTCACAATGTGAAATGTGATTCTCATGGTGACATTATCAACAGATGTGAAATGCATTCAAAATCACCACAAATTGATTGTGGCTTTCATTTAATCTAGAGAGAGTATGTGAATgtgtcctttgtctctgtctttcagGGCAATCTTGAAACCTCTCTGCCCAATGCCATTACACACAGCAGTAAGCATAGGTATCAAACCCTACAagaaatgtccattcattataatccacataattaaAATGTCCTGTTTAtccaggattattttcctgctgtagcaaactggctcaaattaagatattACAGCTGTATGTGTAGGTGAGTCAGTAGTGGTCAGTGTTTGTGGAACCTGCTGTACCACAACACAGACATGCAATCTTTCCGGGAGGCTGATTTGGTGGTGAGTAATGAACATTGCTGCCAATAAGCTCGCCTGACCTGTAGCAGGACAGTGCAGCTCAAGGGGTTAGACCCAGGTGACTAGATGCTACTTATCCTTTCTGACAGGAAAGGTGCTTATTCCCTTCAGGACAGAGGAAATCAGAACAGAATAGCAAACGGAATTGTCCGTCTGTCTATTGTATTCACAACGTCTAACATTGTTGTGGCAGACAATTGACATCTGTAAATAGGACTTCAAATAAGGGCCAGTGTTTGGTATAGAGCATTTGATTCATTCCAGtatcaatcaaatttatttataaagcacttcttacatcagctgatgtcacaaagtgctgtacagaaacccagcctaaaaccacaaacagcaagcaatgcaggtgtagaagcacagtggctaggaaaaactccctagaaaggccagaacctaggaagaaacctagagaggaaccaggctatgaggggtggctagtcctcttctggctatgctaggtggagattataacagaacatgagtTATAGATccgtcattctcattgaaagaaagtctaagaagtggtagatctgttctgtgcatgctatttctatgcttcctatTCTTAAGTTTAggttttgcatcttttactttcggttttgcacaccagcttcaaacagctgaaaatacaatatttatggaaaatatatttcaacagcggtttagatggtacaatgattttctacgctatacttgcttgttttgtcacataaactgaaattagacaAACTATTAGAactttagcaaccaggaaatggtggagcgatttctgcatagtgcaactTTAAGCTAACACTTATTTATTATAAAGAGCACTAGTCACTCCACTATGTCTTCCTGTGTTTCAAAACACAAGGAGACGAAAACAGGAAGTGATCTGGCCCATCAAAGGGTTGATTCACTTATGTATTGGCGTCGTGGCATTCACATCATTGGAGAAGTACTACATTATCAGATTTGAGCTACACCCGATGACCTTTCCATTAGTCCTGAATCCCAAGCAAATGCACAGCTGGTTGATAAATCTCCTCTTTGCATGGTAACACAACTGACGTGCATGTAGTTCAGTGACTCGACTGTGTCCCAACTGGGACCCCTTAGTAAGACTTGATAGCACTGTTTTCTATCGGTGCTATGGATACTTAGAGACTATGCATGGGGGAGAGCTGTTATTAAAGCCATTGTGGTTTTGGAAGTAGAATGGCATAGCTAGCATATCATCCAGTGGAAGTCATTTTCTTTTGGGAGTCCGTTGAATATGCCGTAATTTTCCAGTCCACGCATGGGTTCACTTGTTTGAAGGTTCCATAAATTATCTAGACAAGAAGTTGACACCCAATAGTGGATTTGTACAGAGAAGAAGAATAAATCAGAGGGTTATCCTTGTTTCCAGGGGGGTGGAGTAAAACCACTGAAACATC
Above is a genomic segment from Oncorhynchus gorbuscha isolate QuinsamMale2020 ecotype Even-year linkage group LG23, OgorEven_v1.0, whole genome shotgun sequence containing:
- the LOC124010382 gene encoding interphotoreceptor matrix proteoglycan 2-like isoform X3, with product MPGLTRNCVFWVVSAILLTGYFDTDALHGVAMDRGLVVKHLKSQDPSGISRQLESDEGLEALTHKTYKGKGAISRRKRNILFPSGVKLCSQETVDQAIENHLKYFHQRVCQETVWEAFKIFWDRLPERDEYQAWVNLCQDGTVSVMEIGSNFSRSEEHVSLVRARVVMTAAPNSEPTSSGSKVCSPTAATPPELATTQKDNEVIVVQTDTFPTLRGDVDVIPVITAEPVEEVTEMVPPESTDSVTEDADIDVTSETDETIQEIGEDATTEAAFDVNSETAVEVIAETSDEAVQEVNMAAVEETSDATSDDTVEITPEPIVTVIHEPINEVIGKMYEEVISNTTHNTVEEAEEAAAEVPPEAAIVIPIEVPSEAAVEIPAEVPSEAAVEIPAEVPSEAAIVIPIEVPSEAAVEITAEVPSEAAIDMSVGSTDKDIPEPEITFIPETSLEDISETTSEAPSEAATEITSDTIDKEITEGATKITSDTIDKEITEGTTEITSDTIDKEITEGTTEITSDTIHKEIIEGTTEITSDTIDKEITEGTTEITSDTIDKEITEGTTEITSDTIDKEITEGTTEIISDTIDKEITEGTTEITSDTIDKEITEGTTEITSDTIDKEITEGTTEITSDFINKEITEGTTEITSDTIYKEITEGGTEITSDTIDEEIKEAAIEVTSNTTDEEITEAAVEENISLETISDIATKATSDDTTDEDIPEDAAELTPDISPEDTSETTDEEAAAELIPKDSPEDTSEPEAAMEIPSEGSDGDVHEPPVEVTSEDSDGDVQELPVEVTSEATVNVAPEDTEEETPEILEEVISDATMHLILEATEEVTPEAVLEDTLATTTNEVVIEIGPEEEVTPETSVNAVPEDVTGITEEATIKAEVTPEVEVEVTPEYVVEEPPEAEEITEETAVEDNPEVEIEVTPESTEEVPEEAEEVPLETAMEETPEAVEEIPPETVEITLEAAEEDSTETVEEIVSVTPEEITPEPSDEEIPETSKEEIPEPSEEETPEASEGVPSEAVDEIIPEATEEASEEIILEPSEAAAEITTEAAGESTPEAPQEAAVEITHEVTTETGILTDTEENNNGDRYRDAEENNNGGRYRVTEEPEETNDDFLGIQDIITEVENTLGNEVEDIMTRLSTPMKEQVVELSIQLKGENYNDALRDPSSFYYQRVAKHFTHKIEDAFERLPGFKKVFVVEFRPQKDLQRGILSVVVHYAVTLEVDGAGISNETMDYINLQSNVVEKSYRDAVERPTVVYTITDFRNYITEALHKENFMSNTTLDVDPDSLQQEQVDNLFLGGRPTTKPEESNDMMDNVLAAEKPPDAPGQDLDVSDIFLKKDDFLFPVDPLKGSGSVVASENDVFVLDETTLPPSTTAVPAENNGNIEEEGFLLSNTQQDSDTPNGDGVVGAGGSSTSSPSQPQTTEAPVPAPPRVNPDLDVGSGSGFSGDDQGADVVPWFPVTTEETDYIEEEEDSVVWEVHLPDPEVEPKEEEKKEEEKGEEITESVLTESPEDMGPFESHPESAPVEEEPQWLFLDRLPVTQDISTRPDYTTTAEAPVFWTAETLTVELSMQTLEASGIYDNYYPSEPFTIIAPVTDYPYSQFYTTEALVLEGPAAETHGPVEELSEPTSPIEVELPTITESPTFIDMELFTVKESIFDMITSEPPEIEAFTNRPLLLVPDPEGEDGEVEILEEQGAEVTGPLATVLPALDISEEDLAEDQIFVVAAGTAAPEVIESHSILSPEKESPFSRISDSVPEEEEATHHLATTEIAPHGDIEISETPEIAPTILPPFFQPTFRPTENLLGAAEESDVSIEEGDVSMSLAPPSPAHDKYELEVGTSIQAVGDPAPDSPMSEIDLTFNVYDGTSHMDGDSSGYSSIAHGSDVGSIAMAKSPGKDLMVFFSLRVTNMMFSEDLFNKSSTEYKALEQRFLELLVPYLQSNLSNFQNLEILNFRNGSIVVNSRMKFGKPVSRGVTNTVYLILEDFANSAFQTMNLSIDKYSLDVESGNQANPCKFQACNEYSMCTVNRWSGEAECVCDAGYFSVDGLPCQSICDLQEDFCLNDGKCDVIPGKGAICRCRVGESWWYRGEHCEEYVSEPLVVGIAIASVAGFLLVASGAIFFLARTLRDGYDKEDSEDPLRDRDSVPSLERATKFNPMYESDVATAEYYRRYEDDVPHHSTGSADPSVDFCSDEILQIYDNSELTREQIQDRLRIIELCAKDRQFADFVRQHQVALDRRASSET